From Trichoderma atroviride chromosome 1, complete sequence, one genomic window encodes:
- a CDS encoding uncharacterized protein (EggNog:ENOG41) — MVFTPPAYIPQLPECPDSITIEEFLRDEKYGRLPLAKSRNPYTCGLTGRTFTAAEVAERTDLLARAIGKRLGFNPHEDTEWERVVAVYSGNAIDYLPLTHAIHRLSGIVTPASAAYSTQELEHQLRTSGSKAVFTCAPLLDSALKAADAVGIPRDRIFIVPISGVDNPASYVTIDDLVAEGKKLPPLKPLQWIKGQGARQTAYLCYSSGTSGMPKAVMVSHANVIANVLQVVVFENIPRKKICVDTQNYLAVLPFSHIYALVLVCTVGQYRGDQGIVLPKYNFDDLLGATQRFGIQQLFVVPPMLIHVIGNPDKVAKYDLSSVRFVYCGAAPLGPEVVDSLLKTFPKWRIGQGYGMTECSPTVCTTNELDVLSGSSGSLLPGKRAKLIDLEGKEVTKYDTPGELLIQSPAVVLGYLNNEKANAETFLHHEDGRWLRTGDEVIVRKSAQGHEHIIVVDRIKELIKTKGHQVAPAELEAHLLAHPYVSDCAIIPVPDSYAGEVPKAYVVKSDTECTGKSDKDVDAAIQQHVQEHKAKHKWLVGGVEFIDAIPKSPSGKILRRLLRDKEKKARQANGAKL; from the exons ATGGTCTTCACACCGCCGGCATACATTCCTCAATTGCCAG AATGTCCAGACTCCATCACCATTGAGGAATTCCTACGTGATGAAAAGTACGGCAGACTCCCGCTGGCCAAGTCCAGAAACCCGTACACATGCGGCCTCACGGGCAGGACCTTCACCGCCGCTGAAGTAGCTGAGCGGACAGACCTGCTGGCGCGCGCAATTGGCAAGCGACTGGGCTTCAACCCTCACGAAGATACCGAGTGGGAGAGAGTCGTCGCGGTATACTCAGGCAACGCG ATCGACTATCTTCCCCTTACGCACGCCATCCATCGTCTCTCCGGCATCGTCAcgccagccagcgccgcaTACTCTACGCAAGAGCTCGAGCATCAGCTCCGTACGTCGGGATCCAAGGCCGTCTTCACCTGTGCACCTCTGCTTGACAGTGCGCTCAAGGCTGCCGACGCGGTGGGAATCCCCCGAGATCGCATCTTCATAGTGCCTATTTCGGGCGTCGACAATCCCGCGTCATATGTGACCATTGACGATTTGGTcgccgagggcaagaaaCTGCCGCCGCTGAAGCCTCTCCAATGGATCAAGGGGCAGGGAGCAAGGCAGACTGCCTATCTGTGCTATTCTAGCGGCACTTCTGGCATGCCG AAAGCCGTCATGGTCTCCCATGCCAACGTAATCGCCAACGTCCTCCAGGTCGTCGTCTTTGAGAACATCCCCCGCAAGAAAATCTGCGTCGACACGCAGAATTACCTTGCAGTATTACCGTTTTCTCACATATACGCACTGGTCCTAGTCTGCACCGTCGGACAGTATCGCGGCGACCAAGGCATTGTGCTGCCAAAGTACAACTTTGACGATCTACTCGGTGCTACTCAGCGCTTCGGCATTCAGCAGTTATTTGTCGTCCCGCCGATGCTCATCCACGTCATCGGCAACCCCGACAAGGTCGCCAAATATGATCTCAGCAGCGTGCGCTTCGTCTACTGCGGCGCGGCCCCGCTGGGCCCCGAAGTTGTCGACTCGCTGCTCAAGACGTTCCCGAAATGGCGTATTGGGCAAGGCTATGGCATGACGGAATGTTCACCTACCGTCTGCACGACAAACGAACTGGACGTGCTGTCGGGTTCATCAGGCTCTCTATTACCCGGAAAGCGGGCCAAGCTCATTGATCTTGAGGGAAAAGAGGTTACCAAGTACGATACGCCAGGAGAGCTGTTGATTCAATCTCCGGCCGTTGTTCTGGGATACTTGAACAATGAAAAAGCTAATGCCGAGACGTTTCTCCATCACGAAGACGGCCGCTGGCTGCGAACAGGCGACGAGGTCATTGTGCGAAAGTCGGCACAGGGCCACGAGcacatcatcgtcgtcgaccGCATCAAGGAGCTGATCAAGACAAAG GGCCATCAAGTTGCTCCAGCAGAACTGGAAGCCCACCTCCTCGCCCACCCCTACGTCTCCGACTGCGCCATCATCCCCGTCCCAGACTCTTACGCCGGCGAGGTGCCCAAGGCCTACGTCGTCAAATCCGACACCGAATGCACTGGCAAGTCCGACAAGGACGTCGATGCCGCCATCCAACAGCACGTACAGGAGCACAAGGCCAAACACAAGTGGCTCGTTGGCGGCGTCGAGTTCATTGACGCCATTCCCAAGAGCCCCAGCGGCAAGATTCTACGACGCCTGCTGcgagacaaggagaagaaggcaaggCAGGCCAATGGGGCGAAACTATGA
- a CDS encoding uncharacterized protein (EggNog:ENOG41~TransMembrane:1 (n9-19c24/25o477-498i)~SECRETED:SignalP(1-24)), protein MLLRHPTRSLLILSLPTLLPPSTPSPPHSQPAYTPPSGGNGHHSHSKPAYTLPPAGQTTTTAPAGAETTTAPVDTATAPAGTTTGPAGAETTTAPAGQTETAPATTPYDNTPTVGTTDVVVSTSIIPGGTTTAPAGAETTTATAGAETTTAPAGAETTTATAGAETTTAPAGAETTTAAVDTTAAAVTTGPASQSVYTTVFQSTSTVFTTSVHTITSCAPEVTNCPARTDKPVVTTVTVAVSTTICPVTATITGGAPPQQTSEAAAATQAPSGTPSGAPSGTDSGSSPADSGLPCPPVLPSCINTWLPLVPHCKSNADASCFCPSKDLVTKVFDCLYANGQNDDDISAAITFFQGICAGYAGSNPAVATGAETITSIITVTGTPVAAPTDYTTITVATTVTEPCVSAGSTITGSSTTVYVSTAITVPQVSITAAPPLRPAALLPCSLLPPSLLPPRVLLSRAPLLPRLRLLLSRPPLVLPQLWLLLLLLVLLLPLVLLPPPVPAPAFPSLPLTLVSPLSTELAALVPA, encoded by the coding sequence ATGCTCCTCCGCCATCCCACTCGCAGCCTGCTTATACTCAGCCTGCCTACACTCCTCCCTCCCAGCACTCCAAGCCCCCCTCACTCGCAGCCCGCCTACACTCCCCCCTCTGGAGGAAACGGCCACCACTCGCACTCCAAGCCCGCCTACACTCTGCCTCCCGCTGGCCAGACCACTACCACGGCTCCCGCTGGCGCCGAGACGACTACTGCTCCTGTCGACACCGCCACGGCTCCCGCTGGAACCACCACCGGCCCTGCTGGCGCCGAGACCACCACTGCCCCTGCTGGCCAGACCGAGACTGCTCCCGCCACAACTCCCTATGACAACACTCCTACTGTTGGAACCACCGACGTGGTTGTGAGCACCTCCATCATCCCCGGCGGAACCACCACTGCTCCTGCTGGCGCCGAGACGACCACTGCTACCGCCGGTGCTGAGACCACTACTGCTCCTGCTGGCGCCGAGACCACCACTGCTACCGCTGGTGCTGAGACTACCACTGCTCCCGCCGGTGCCGAGACTACGACTGCTGCTGTCGATaccaccgctgctgctgtcaccACTGGCCCTGCCTCTCAGTCTGTCTACACCACCGTCTTCCAGAGCACCTCCACCGTCTTCACCACCAGCGTCCACACCATCACCAGCTGTGCTCCCGAGGTTACCAACTGCCCGGCCAGAACCGACAAGCCCGTCGTCACCACCGTGACTGTTGCTGTCAGCACCACCATCTGCCCTGTCACCGCCACCATCACCGGTGGCGCTCCTCCTCAGCAGACCTccgaggccgccgccgctacTCAGGCTCCCTCTGGAACTCCCTCTGGCGCTCCCTCTGGCACTGACTCTGGCTCCAGCCCTGCCGACTCTGGTCTTCCTTGCCCTCCTGTCCTGCCCAGCTGCATCAACACCTGGCTGCCTCTTGTCCCCCACTGCAAGAGCAACGCCGAtgcttcttgcttctgcccCAGCAAGGACCTCGTCACCAAGGTCTTTGACTGCCTCTACGCCAACGGCCAGAACGACGATGACATCTCCGCCGCCATTACCTTCTTCCAGGGCATCTGCGCTGGCTACGCCGGTTCCAACCCTGCCGTTGCGACTGGTGCTGAGACCATcacctccatcatcaccgtgACCGGTACCCCCGTTGCTGCCCCCACCGACTACACGACTATTACCGTCGCCACCACTGTCACCGAGCCTTGCGTCTCTGCTGGCAGCACCAtcaccggcagcagcaccaccgTCTACGTTTCGACTGCCATCACTGTGCCTCAGGTCAGCATCACCGCCGCCCCCCCCCTGCGCCCAGCGGCGTTGCTCCCGTGCAGTCTGCTCCCGCCGTCACTGCTCCCGCCGAGAGTGCTCCTGTCGAGAGCGCCCCTGCTGCCCCGGTTGAGACTGCTCCTGTCCAGACCGCCCCTGGTGCTGCCCCAACTCTGGTtactcctcctgctgctggtactCCTCCTcccgctggtgctgctgcccccACCGGTACCGGCACCGGCATTCCCATCCCTCCCGTTAACACTGGTATCCCCATTGTCAACGGAGCTGGCCGCCTTGGTGCCGGCATGA
- a CDS encoding uncharacterized protein (EggNog:ENOG41): MSGRSSPPNKYRRLAAKPLPIVNEITFLAETGTGTTPGPSSKPPAAVIRPMRKTINVACESCRKRKIKCDGIRPRCSSCESREILCQYPSAYRGENFTAALKRKCLEENEKTTSFQEIFSTLQNCSDKDAMTMFNLVRQGVDPKYLLKQMKECDFVFQLAVVPETRRRYQFPYLPTMPLRLQTPDNPYLKSVLYETVFLQPDDDSSDEESDSSSADTRLGRYHNVYMRPYHAAEVLDPLIDLAKPSQWTAVIADDRLMRTLLRAYLLHEYPTFPVFHKDIFFQAMINNDGRFCSSLLVNVLLAEACHCHMGIPNREQFWNPQGLKYRFLAEAIRLWELERTRVDLVTVQAATLLNLVYSHNGMDKIGEIYLNHALKKARQLDLFGDHAKIDNERMFHARVFSAWALFNWQCIQSYYYYRPPLIPDPPAIPLPDPEKHPFWYGDFMLQYPLSSRLVPAQCGQHFKAVSGLRAIIHDMAAIGYDETPDSEDSPEPVLSMFSRLEKWFSELPAALSPQSIVFPWQLKLHMEMYLATILFSSKQTGISEPSILKKETAHSTASHAASRLETVTRLYYIRHSFEYCDSFLTIHLSFVAGAAMDALKATPAHEASTARSLKSTIILSLKGLYEQGQHIHLTSVIYRLLRDRLEPKDLELLQNHVDWDPLAPEEPLLVKYAQSHYPLTMGSKEADPDGARLENLVKQYDQLAFEEGQSSRQT; the protein is encoded by the exons atgtcggGCCGCAGTTCGCCGCCGAACAAATATCGTCGGCTTGCTGCAAAGCCTCTGCCCATCGTCAACGAAATCACATTTCTGGCAGAAACCGGGACGGGGACTACACCTGGCCCCAGCTCTAAGCCACCAGCTGCGGTGATTCGGCCTATGAGAAAGACTATCAACGTTGCCTGCGAGTCGTGCCGTAAGCGGAAAATCAAG TGCGATGGAATTCGACCGCGGTGTTCAAGCTGCGAAAGCCGCGAGATTCTTTGCCAGTACCCTTCGGCGTATCGCGGAGAAAACTTCACGGCTGCCTTGAAGCGCAAATGTTTggaggaaaatgaaaaaacCACGTCCTTCCAAGAGATCTTCTCCACCCTTCAAAACTGCTCGGACAAAGATGCAATGACCATGTTCAACCTCGTACGCCAAGGTGTAGATCCCAAATACCTCTTGAAGCAGATGAAAGAGTGCGACTTTGTATTCCAGCTCGCCGTTGTTCCAGAGACCAGGAGACGCTATCAGTTTCCCTATCTCCCCACCATGCCACTCCGTCTTCAAACACCAGACAATCCGTATCTCAAGTCGGTGCTATACGAGACTGTGTTCCTCCAGCCTGATGATGAcagcagcgatgaagaaTCCGACTCCTCTTCGGCAGACACGCGACTGGGCCGATATCACAATGTGTACATGCGACCATACCATGCCGCTGAGGTCCTCGATCCTCTGATTGATCTCGCCAAACCCTCCCAATGGACCGCGGTAATCGCTGACGACCGCCTGATGCGAACACTATTGCGGGCCTATCTCCTACACGAGTACCCGACCTTTCCTGTATTTCACAAGGACATATTCTTCCAGGCCATGATCAACAATGACGGGCGATTTTGCTCATCATTACTCGTCAATGTCCTGTTAGCAGAGGCTTGT CACTGCCATATGGGCATACCTAACCGCGAGCAGTTTTGGAACCCTCAGGGCCTTAAATATCGCTTCCTAGCCGAAGCTATACGCCTGTGGGAGCTGGAAAGGACCAGAGTAGACCTGGTTACCGTACAGGCTGCCACACTCCTGAATCTCGTCTACAGCCACAACGGCATGGATAAAATCGGCGAGATCTATCTCAACCACGCTCTCAAAAAGGCTCGGCAGCTGGATCTATTTGGTGATCATGCGAAAATAGACAACGAAAGGATGTTCCACGCCCGAGTTTTCTCTGCATGGGCTCTCTTCAACTGGCAGTG TATACAATCGTACTACTACTATCGGCCTCCTCTGATTCCAGACCCGCCAGCCATACCGCTGCCTGATCCAGAGAAGCATCCGTTTTGGTATGGAGATTTCATGCTCCAGTACCCACTCAGTTCGAGGCTTGTCCCGGCGCAGTGCGGACAACACTTCAAGGCGGTATCTGGTTTGCGTGCAATTATCCACGACATGGCCGCAATTGGCTACGATGAGACTCCAGATTCTGAAGACTCTCCAGAGCCCGTTTTGTCTATGTTTTCGAGGCTTGAGAAGTGGTTTTCGGAATTACCCGccgctctctctcctcaaAGTATTGTCTTTCCATGGCAGCTCAAATTGCA TATGGAGATGTATCTAGCCACTATCCTGTTTTCTTCGAAGCAAACCGGCATCTCAGAGCCTTCAATCctcaaaaaagaaacagcgCATAGTACTGCTTCTCATGCAGCCTCTCGCCTCGAGACCGTCACGCGGCTCTACTACATCCGCCACAGCTTCGAATACTGCGACTCCTTTTTGACGATCCACCTATCATTCGTAGCTGGCGCCGCCATGGACGCGTTGAAAGCAACTCCTGCCCATGAAGCGAGCACTGCCAGGTCTCTCAAGTCGACGATTATTTTGAGCCTCAAAGGGCTGTATGAGCAGGGCCAGCACATCCACCTTACCTCAGTCATCTATCGACTGTTGCGGGATCGACTTGAGCCCAAAGATTTagagcttcttcaaaatcATGTGGATTGGGATCCGCTTGCCCCCGAAGAGCCTTTACTGGTAAAATACGCCCAATCTCATTATCCTCTGACAATGGGAAGCAAAGAGGCAGATCCCGATGGAGCGCGGCTTGAAAATCTGGTAAAGCAGTATGATCAGCTTGCATTTGAGGAAGGTCAGTCATCTCGACAAACATAG
- a CDS encoding uncharacterized protein (CAZy:GH71~SECRETED:SignalP(1-25)) — MASKFAGWLATVSAILANTLTLADAQSSKPVFAHFMVGIVENFTVQDWVNEIQQAQAIGIDGFALNCAPPWVDSYTPKQLDNAYTAAQQLNFKMFISFDFAYWSNGDTGNITSFVGKYANHSAQAVFNGGALVSTFVGDSFNWNAVKSALGSQKLTVIPNLQDPTASGSANSQFGVDGAFSWYAWPTDGGNSVIDGPMTTIWDERYIQGLNGRPYMAPVSPWFSTHFNTKNWVFICEEQPVRRWQQILDMKPALVEIITWNDFGESHYISGSEPNHSDDGSSQWANGFPHDGWRDIYKPYIAAYKAGASSPTVSADEIVYWYRTIPHGTQCSSDSLGIPRGAELMHDLVFVSTLLTQPAQLTVTSGNVAPITVNADAGVHVFNFTMGVGKQSFSVSRGGKQILGGQSAKDITNSCQTYNFNAYVGKF, encoded by the exons ATGGCATCAAAGTTTGCTGGCTGGCTTGCAACCGTTTCGGCGATACTGGCAAATACTCTGACCCTTGCCGACGCACAGAGCTCTAAGCCAGTCTTTGCTCATTTCATG GTTGGAATTGTCGAGAACTTTACTGTTCAAGATTGGGTGAATGAGATCCAACAAGCCCAAGCTATtggcattgatggctttgCTCTGAACTGCGCCCCTCCTTGGGTTGATAGTTACACGCCAAAGCAGCTGGATAACGCATATAcagcggcgcagcagctcaatTTCAAAATGTTCATTTCGTTCGACTTTGCGTATTGGTCCAACGGCGACACAGGAAACATCACCAGCTTTGTCGGAAAATACGCTAACCATTCAGCTCAGGCTGTGTTCAATGGAGGCGCTCTCGTGAGCACTTTTGTGGGCGATTCCTTTAATTGGAATGCCGTAAAGAGTGCCTTGGGCAGCCAGAAGCTCACGGTGATTCCCAATTTGCAGGACCCTACTGCAAGTGGGAGTGCTAATTCCCAGTTTGGCGTTGACGGGGCCTTTTCGTGGTATGCTTGGCCTACAGACGGCGGGAACAGCGTCATCGACGGGCCAATGACGACTATCTGGGACGAGAGGTACATACAGGGCCTGAATGGTCGACCCTACATGGCAC ctGTCTCGCCGTGGTTTTCGACTCACTTCAATACTAAGAATTGGGTGTTCATATGTGAAGAGCAGCCAGTCCGCCGATGGCAACAGATTCTCGACATGAAGCCTGCTCTTGTTGAAATTATAACTTGGAATG ACTTTGGCGAAAGCCATTATATCTC CGGCTCCGAGCCCAATCATAGCGACGACGGATCCTCCCAATGGGCAAACGGGTTCCCTCATGACGGCTGGCGCGATATTTACAAGCCATACATTGCTGCGTACAAAGCCGGTGCATCTTCTCCAACAGTGAGCGCGGACGAAATTGTCTACTGGTACCGGACGATCCCGCACGGCACCCAATGCAGCAGCGACTCGTTGGGCATTCCTCGAGGAGCAGAGCTGATGCACGATCTTGTTTTTGTCAGCACATTGCTCACGCAGCCCGCACAGCTAACTGTCACAAGTGGAAATGTGGCACCCATCACCGTCAATGCTGACGCCGGGGTCCATGTCTTCAACTTCACCATGGGTGTTGGAAAACAGTCATTCAGTGTCAGCCGCGGTGGCAAACAGATCCTGGGCGGCCAGAGTGCCAAGGATATCACCAACTCGTGCCAGACGTACAACTTCAACGCCTACGTAGGCAAGTTCTAG
- a CDS encoding uncharacterized protein (BUSCO:EOG092D0HBI) produces MSYGKKDEDADLGLVKVDRTQVFQEARLFNSSPIQPRRCRILLTKIALLLYRGETFPTKEATTLFFGISKLFQNKDASLRQMVLLIIKELANSAEDIIMVTSTVMKDTGGGSDAIYRPNAIRALCRIIDATTVQAIERVMKTAIVDKNPSVSSAALVSSYHLLPIARDVVRRWQSETQEAAASSKSSGGFSLGFSTSSSSMPMNSSTMAQYHAIGLLYQMRSHDRMALVKMVQQFGAAGAVKSPAATVMLVRLAAQLAEEDASLRRPMMQLLDGWLRHKSEMVNFEAAKAICDMRDVTDAEVNQAVHVLQLFLTSPRAVTKFAALRILHSFASFNPTAVSVCNTDIELLISNSNRSIATFAITTLLKTGNEASVDRLMKQISGFMSEITDEFKITIVEAIRTLCLKFPSKQAGMLTFLSGILRDEGGFEFKRAVVESMFDLIKFVPDSKEDALAHLCEFIEDCEFTKLAVRILHLIGLEGPKTAQPTKYIRYIYNRVVLENAIVRAAAVTALAKFGVGQKDPDVKSSVRVLLTRCLDDVDDEVRDRAALNLKLMAEEDDEMARNFVKNDNMFSLPFFEHQLVMYVTSDDKSAFDVPFDISKIPVVTREQADAEDRTKKLTATAPTLKAPKAGPTKTSTSSAEAAATASAQAQRYAQELMQIPEMKEFGSVLKSSPVVELTEAETEYVVSVVKHIFKEHIVLQYEVKNTLPDTVLENVSVVASPSDEEELEEVFIIQSEKLATNEPGKVYVAFKKLNGEASLPISTFSNVLKFTSKEIDPSTGDPEDTGYDDEYEVSEFELSGSDYVIPTFAGNFSHLWEQVGATGEEAEETLQLSSMKSIAEATEQLAKILSLQPLEGTDVPVNQSTHTLKLLGKTVNGGRVVANIRMAFSSKSGVTTKITVRGEEEGVAALVIASVA; encoded by the exons ATGAGTTACGGCAAAAAAGACGAGGATGCCGACCTGGGCCTGGTCAAGGTGGACCGCACACAGGTCTTCCAAGAAG CTCGATTGTTCAACAGCTCGCCAATCCAGCCCCGACGATGCCGCATTCTGCTGACCAAGATTGCGCTGCTTCTCTACAGAGGCGAGACCTTCCCCACGAAGGAGGCCACCacgctcttcttcggcatctCGAAGCTCTTCCAGAACAAAGATGCTAGTCTGCGACAGATGGTGCTCCTGatcatcaaggagctggccaaTTCGGCCGAGGATATCATCATGGTCACCAGCACCGTGATGAAGGACACCGGAGGCGGCAGCGACGCAATCTACAGACCCAATGCCATTCGTGCGCTGTGCCGAATTATCGAC GCTACGACGGTCCAAGCTATCGAACGTGTTATGAAGACGGCCATTGTCGACAAGAATCCCTCCGTATCCTCAGCGGCGCTCGTTTCGTCCTACCACCTGCTACCGATTGCTAGGGATGTCGTCCGGCGATGGCAGAGCGAGACCCAGGAGGCGGCCGCCTCTTCCAAGTCCTCGGGTGGATTCTCCTTGGGTTTCTCTacatccagcagctccatgCCCATGAACAGCTCGACAATGGCACAGTACCATGCCATTGGCCTCTTGTACCAGATGCGCTCGCACGATCGCATGGCCCTGGTCAAGATGGTCCAGCAGTTTGGCGCTGCCGGCGCCGTCAAGAGCCCCGCCGCCACTGTGATGCTCGTCCGACTGGCTGCGCAGCTTGCAGAGGAAGACGCCTCTCTCCGGCGGCCCATgatgcagcttctcgacgGCTGGCTGCGACACAAGAGCGAAATGGTCAACTttgaggctgccaaggccattTGTGACATGCGCGATGTCACCGACGCCGAGGTCAACCAGGCCGTTCACGTCTTGCAGCTGTTCCTCACCTCGCCCCGCGCAGTCACCAAGTTTGCTGCGCTGCGAATCCTGCACAGCTTCGCCTCTTTCAACCCCACCGCTGTCAGCGTCTGCAACACCGACATTGAGCTCCTAATCTCAAACTCCAACCGGTCCATTGCTACCTTTGCCATCACCACGCTGCTCAAGACCGGCAATGAGGCCAGCGTGGACAGGCTTATGAAGCAGATTTCGGGCTTCATGTCTGAGATTACTGACGAGTTCAAGATCACCATTGTCGAAGCCATCCGCACCTTGTGCTTGAAATTCCCCAGCAAGCAGGCCGGTATGCTGACCTTCCTCAGCGGCATTCTCCGTGACGAAGGCGGCTTCGAGTTTAAGCGCGCGGTTGTGGAGAGCATGTTTGATCTGATCAAGTTCGTCCCTGACTCCAAGGAGGATGCACTTGCTCACCTGTGTGAGTTCATTGAGGACTGCGAGTTTACTAAGCTGGCCGTCCGTATCCTGCACCTCATCGGTCTCGAGGGCCCCAAGACGGCCCAGCCTACCAAGTACATTCGCTACATCTACAACCGCGTTGTGCTTGAGAATGCTATTGTCCGAGCTGCCGCTGTCACGGCCCTTGCCAAGTTTGGCGTTGGCCAGAAAGACCCAGACGTCAAGAGCAGCGTTAGGGTGCTGCTCACGCGCTGCCTGGACgacgttgatgatgaggtccGAGACCGAGCCGCCCTGAATCTGAAGCTGATGGctgaagaggatgacgagatGGCTCGAAACTTTGTCAAGAATG ACAACATGTTCTCGCTCCCCTTCTTCGAGCACCAGCTCGTCATGTACGTCACGTCTGACGACAAGTCTGCGTTTGATGTGCCATTCGACATCTCCAAGATCCCCGTGGTGACGCGAGAGCAGGCAGATGCCGAAGACAGGACCAAGAAGCTTACTGCCACGGCTCCCACACTAAAGGCGCCAAAGGCTGGCCCGACCAAGACTTCAACAAGCAGTGCAGAGGCAGCGGCCACTGCCAGCGCCCAGGCACAGCGATACGCCCAGGAGCTGATGCAGATTCCCGAGATGAAAGAGTTTGGCAGCGTGCTCAAATCATCGCCCGTTGTCGAGCTCACCGAAGCTGAGACTGAATACGTCGTCAGCGTTGTCAAGCACATCTTCAAGGAGCACATCGTCTTGCAATACGAGGTTAAGAATACTCTTCCCGATACCGTTCTAGAAAATGTATCGGTCGTAGCATCACCTTCCGACGAGGAGGAACTGGAAGAAGTATTCATCATTCAGTCCGAGAAGCTGGCCACAAATGAGCCCGGCAAGGTCTACGTGGCTTTCAAGAAGCTAAATGGAGAGGCGTCGCTACCCATCTCAACCTTTTCCAACGTGCTCAAGTTTACAAGCAAGGAGATTGATCCTTCAACGGGCGATCCCGAAGACACAGGCTACGATGACGAATATGAGGTGTCAGAATTCGAACTCAGCGGTAGCGATTATGTCATTCCTACTTTTGCTGGCAACTTTAGCCATCTCTGGGAACAGGTCGGTGCCACTGGagaagaggcggaagagacGCTGCAGCTGAGCAGCATGAAGAGCATAGCCG AGGCGACCGAGCAGCTGGCCAAAATCCTTTCTCTGCAGCCGCTCGAGGGAACAGACGTCCCCGTCAACCAGAGCACACATACTCTCAAGCTTTTGGGCAAGACAGTCAACGGCGGCAGAGTCGTGGCGAATATTCGCATGGCATTCTCGTCAAAATCTGGAGTTACAACAAAGATTACGGTTCGAGGCGAAGAGGAGGGCGTGGCGGCTCTTGTGATTGCATCTGTGGCATAA